A section of the Oncorhynchus gorbuscha isolate QuinsamMale2020 ecotype Even-year linkage group LG06, OgorEven_v1.0, whole genome shotgun sequence genome encodes:
- the LOC124038648 gene encoding endoplasmic reticulum lectin 1-like, translating into MDGTRLLFVLFGGVLEVYCGVSANRGGSPSFTDEIPFKINWPGSEFTLPTSGAFYKEDDFVIMTTTEKEKYKCLLPSLSNGDGDDDKVYAGPTPGDLLDPLFKESSCSYRIESYWTYEVCHGKHVRQYHEEKETGQIKVQEYVLGSMTKMTESSATSGTEIAEVEKVEEMDPTPEAEKEVPTKNVEGQLTPYYPVLMAHGTACVLKQNTPRSTNVLYVCHPEAKHEILSIAEVTTCEYEVVVLTPLICAHPKYRFKSSPVNAIFCQAMSGSPLRPHSLSQMDREQEELLKPPFTAAAAAPEREEESTSPMREEAFSSTHKPLVVGGQTQVTVGTTHISRLTDEQLIKEFLSGSYCLHGGVGWWKYEFCYGKHVHQYHEDKEQGKNIVVVGSWNAEEHLLWAQKNVARSYQFKDDGVQKVKLVSLFYGHGDVCDLTGKPRQVIVKLKCKESESPHAVTVYMLEPQTCQYVLGVESPVICQILDTADEKGLLSISS; encoded by the exons ATGGACGGGACTCGGCTGTTGTTCGTGTTGTTTGGGGGTGTGTTGGAGGTCTATTGTGGTGTGTCGGCTAACAGAGGTGGATCTCCTTCGTTTACTGATGAAATCCCATTCAAAATTAACTGGCCCGGGTCCGAATTCACCCTG CCAACCTCAGGTGCCTTCTACAAAGAAGATGACTTTGtcatcatgacaacaacagagaaggAGAAATACAAATGTCTCCTGCCTTCCTTGTCAAATGGAGATGGT gatgatGACAAGGTGTACGCTGGTCCCACTCCAGGTGATCTGCTGGACCCACTGTTCAAAGAGAGCAGCTGCTCCTACAGA ATTGAGTCATACTGGACGTATGAGGTgtgtcatgggaaacatgtgagACAATACCatgaggagaaggagactggACAG ATCAAAGTTCAGGAGTACGTCTTGGGAAGCATGACCAAGATGACAGAGTCTTCAGCCACTTCAGGAACAGAGATTGCAGAGGTAGAGAAAGTTGAGGAGATGGATCCCACGCCAGAAGCTGAGAAAGAG GTTCCCACTAAAAACGTGGAGGGCCAGCTGACTCCATACTACCCGGTGTTGATGGCCCACGGGACGGCGTGTGTCCTGAAACAGAACACGCCTCGCTCCACCAACGTGCTGTATGTCTGCCACCCTGAAGCCAAGCACGAGATCCTCTCTATCGCTGAGGTCACTACCTGCGAGTACGAAGTAGTGGTGCTGACCCCTCTGATCTGTgcacaccccaaatacag GTTCAAGTCCTCCCCAGTGAATGCCATCTTCTGCCAGGCCATGTCTGGTTCTCCCCTGCGGCCTCATAGTCTCTCTCAGATGGACCGGGAGCAGGAGGAGCTGCTGAAACCTCCCTTcactgccgctgctgctgccccGGAAAGAGAA GAGGAGAGTACGTCCCCCATGAGAGAGGAGGCCTTCTCCTCTACCCATAAGCCCCTGGTGGTGGGCGGGCAGACCCAGGTTACCGTGGGAACCACCCACATTTCCCGTCTGACAGACGAGCAGCTGATCAAAGAGTTCCTGAGTGGCTCCTACTGTCTCCATGGG GGAGTGGGATGGTGGAAGTATGAGTTCTGCTATGGGAAGCATGTACATCAGTACCATGAG GATAAGGAGCAGGGGAAGAACATTGTGGTAGTGGGCAGTTGGAACGCTGAGGAACATCTGCTGTGGGCTCAGAAGAACGTGGCCCGATCCTACCAGTTCAAAGATGACGGGGTCCAGAAAGTCAA ACTGGTGTCTCTCTTCTACGGCCACGGGGACGTGTGTGACCTGacggggaaacccagacaggtcATCGTCAAGCTCAA GTGTAAGGAGTCTGAGTCTCCCCATGCCGTCACTGTGTACATGCTGGAGCCTCAGACCTGCCAGTACGTCCTCGGG GTTGAGTCTCCAGTTATATGCCAGATCCTGGACACAGCTGATGAGAAAGGCCTTCTATCCATCTCCAGCTAA
- the gpr75 gene encoding probable G-protein coupled receptor 75, protein MCMMNVTSLPSVCHHHTYNSSLGPRSSSSSSPGWALIHTATLTSCSLLLILIFFLGSYGNLVVFLSFFHPAFRKFRTNFDFMILNLSFCDMIICCVTAPMFALVLFLDSGGGGGVSKTFCFTFHLTSSAFIIMSLETVAVIALHRLRMVLGQQPNRMASLPCTLALTALLWTSSFTMAALLTLRAYPMKEGPCLPHFGLTGGPARVVLYVYLADFAFCVAVVSVCYLMIAQTLRKNAQVRKCRVITVDATRPPLPQPPPPLMAAGIESMQCAVQVPSLYRNQTYNKLQHIQTHSYTNRPTSQGLVPGAAQGATCCQLVSTVNLATVKDSKAVVTCVVIVFSVLLCCLPMGVSLAQDVLSPESSFAHYQFELCGFALIFLKSCINPFVYSRNSAGLRRRVLCCLQWVALVFLCCKHKTRLHAMGKGSLEVNRNKSSHHETNSAYVLSPKPQRRLVDQACGPSHSRDCAPSPRATGGHGGRKPRPPSTSTPINTRIEPYYSIYNSSPSAGPGSPTNSLQPAANSSSSQAFGFNKSYVAMHYHIHQEVLQDVESTSAHKIPIPSV, encoded by the exons ATGTGTATGATGAATGTGACCAGTCTGCCGTCAGTCTGCCACCACCACACCTACAACAGCAGCCTGGGCCCGAG gtcctcctcctcttcctcccctggcTGGGCCCTGATCCACACGGCTACCCTCActtcctgctctctcctcctcatcctcatatTCTTTCTGGGTTCTTACGGCAACCTGGTGGtgttcctctccttcttccacccgGCCTTCCGCAAGTTCCGCACCAACTTCGACTTCATGATCCTGAACTTATCATTCTGTGATATGATTATATGTTGCGTGACTGCGCCGATGTTCGCATTGGTGCTTTTCCTGGACTCAG GAGGAGGGGGTGGCGTGTCAAAGACTTTTTGCTTCACCTTCCACCTGACCAGCTCTGCCTTCATCATCATGTCTCTGGAGACGGTAGCTGTGATCGCCCTCCATCGGCTCCGTATGGTCCTGGGCCAGCAGCCCAACCGCATGGCCTCGCTCCCCTGTACTCTGGCTCTCACCGCCCTCCTCTGGACCTCTAGCTTTACTATGGCTGCCCTGCTCACCCTGCGAGCCTACCCCATGAAGGAGGGACCCTGCCTGCCTCACTTCGGCCTAACGGGTGGGCCTGCAAGGGTGGTTCTATATGTCTACCTGGCAGACTTTGCATTCTGCGTGGCGGTGgtgtctgtctgctacctgatGATCGCTCAGACGCTGAGGAAGAATgcacag GTGAGGAAGTGCCGCGTCATCACTGTAGACGCCACACGCCCGCCGCTACCACAACCCCCTCCCCCGCTCATGGCGGCCGGCATAGAGAGCATGCAGTGTGCCGTCCAGGTTCCTTCACTCTACCGCAACCAGACCTACAACAAGCTCCAACACATTCAGACTCACTCCTACACTAACAGACCCACCAGCCAGGGTCTAGTACCCGGGGCTGCCCAGGGAGCTACCTGCTGCCAGCTCGTCTCTACGGTCAACCTGGCCACAGTTAAAGACTCCAAGGCTGTAGTAACCTGTGTGGTGATTGTGTTCTCCGTCCTTCTCTGTTGTCTCCCCATGGGCGTCTCCTTAGCCCAGGACGTCCTCTCTCCAGAGAGCAGCTTCGCTCACTACCAGTTCGAACTGTGCGGTTTCGCGCTCATCTTCCTCAAGTCGTGCATCAACCCATTCGTGTACTCTCGCAACAGTGCCGGGCTTCGCCGGCGCGTCCTCTGCTGCCTCCAATGGGTGGCGCTGGTGTTCCTCTGCTGCAAGCACAAGACACGGCTCCATGCCATGGGTAAAGGTAGTCTCGAGGTCAACCGTAACAAGTCCTCGCACCACGAGACCAACTCTGCCTATGTCCTCTCACCCAAGCCACAAAGGAGACTGGTGGATCAAGCCTGTGGACCCAGTCACTCCCGGGACTGTGCCCCCAGTCCAAGAGCTACGGGCGGGCATGGTGGGCGTAAGCCCAGGCCCCCTAGCACCTCCACCCCCATCAACACCCGTATCGAGccctactacagtatctacaacAGCAGCCCCTCTGCAGGACCCGGCTCCCCTACCAACAGTCTGCAGCCTGCTgccaactcctcctcctcccaggccTTTGGGTTCAACAAGTCCTATGTTGCCATGCACTATCACATCCACCAGGAGGTGCTGCAGGACGTTGAGAGCACCTCAGCCCATAAGATACCCATACCTTCAGTCTGA